In a genomic window of Gossypium arboreum isolate Shixiya-1 chromosome 7, ASM2569848v2, whole genome shotgun sequence:
- the LOC108467507 gene encoding AUGMIN subunit 2 codes for MSMGTDTTWVGKKPLRRIGGMSDALSIAADLGFSVPPPPSQEEVQNLSSATGENGDDLIKVLRELTTVQRKIADLQVELQGRKDDKNVAHLTHVSEMEKKCETLARITTILKDVIQNKDRIIARLQQPYSLDCIPVEAEYQKQFSELLMKAASDYGALTAAVTDFQWSQNFKEPPSVWGEMLRPIPVALASCTRFFEAMSATRESFATLQNLRVGHSATPLPTTPVKDPSHRAIGGDSEHTTLPAWKNETSFDDLAIKSLRSQELERQEADDENSEVGDFDPVDITSHRRLSWPPSVKKNGL; via the exons ATGTCAATGGGGACCGATACCACTTGGGTTGGGAAGAAGCCTTTGAGGCGCATCGGAGGAATGTCCGATGCTCTCTCCATTGCCGCCGATCTTGGTTTCTCTGTTCCCCCTCCTCCTTCTCAG GAAGAAGTGCAAAACTTATCATCTGCTACAGGAGAAAACGGTGATGACTTGATAAAGGTATTAAGAGAGCTAACCACTGTACAGAGAAAGATAGCCGATTTGCAAGTTGAACTACAGGGCCGAAAG gatgACAAAAATGTTGCACACCTTACACACGTGAGTGAAATGGAAAAGAAGTGTGAAACATTGGCGAGGATTACTACTATATTGAAAGATGTTATTCAGAATAAG GATCGAATTATAGCTCGTCTGCAACAACCTTATTCCCTAGATTGCATTCCCGTGGAAGCAGAATATCAG AAACAATTTTCTGAATTACTGATGAAGGCTGCAAGTGATTATGGTGCATTGACTGCTGCTGTTACTGATTTCCAATGGAGCCAAAACTTTAAGGAGCCTCCTTCAGTTTGGGGG GAGATGCTCCGTCCAATTCCAGTTGCATTAGCATCCTGCACCCGATTCTTTGAGGCCATGTCTGCAACAAGAGAGTCATTTGCAACCCTTCAAAATTTGAGAGTGGGGCATTCTGCAACCCCATTACCAACAACACCAGTCAAGGATCCCTCCCATAGAGCAATAGGAGGAGACTCAGAGCATACAACTCTTCCGGCTTGGAAAAATGAAACGAGTTTTGATGACTTAGCTATCAAAAGCCTCAGAAGCCAAGAACTTGAACGCCAAGAAGCAGATGATGAAAATAGCGAGGTGGGGGACTTTGATCCTGTCGATATTACAAGCCACAGGAGATTGTCTTGGCCTCCGTCAGTTAAAAAGAATGGTCTGTAA
- the LOC108463593 gene encoding uncharacterized protein LOC108463593 isoform X2, which yields MAASEDTITDDGNHTVELTVLDNEESAANGGSAAASSEEITPLLTQIERPKINIFSVSRSRRKPRELVIKASETEISPVSQFMLWAWSGSRYSGLLCMALSSVIYFVMEILSENFTAQSIPLFETAFVRCTVTLILSYIWLRRIGLPIFGATHPRKLLLLRSLVGYLSLLSFIYCIQRIPFSLAILLSFTTPIMASIVARIILYEKLKITEIGGLACSFSGMLFIFQQMLTTQGTEKTEEASNSSFRGSNHIYAALIGFFSSITGGISYCLIKAAAKATDQPVVTVLSFAILASPAAGICTFAFEEFVLPSFNSLSLMLALGILSFLAEVFLAHGLQLEKINKAANVMFMEAALSQLWGIGTSSIAPSLGRLVGCLLILISVSFTMFFGPEKENE from the exons ATGGCGGCTTCAGAGGATACCATTACCGACGACGGGAATCATACGGTTGAACTGACCGTGCTTGACAACGAGGAATCGGCAGCTAATGGTGGCTCTGCAGCAGCGTCTTCGGAGGAGATAACACCTCTCTTGACGCAGATCGAGAGGCCCAAGATCAACATCTTTTCTGTCTCTCGTTCCCGAAGAAAACCTAGG GAGTTAGTGATAAAAGCTTCAGAAACAGAGATATCTCCGGTTTCACAGTTTATGTTGTGGGCATGGAGTGGATCCAGATATTCTGGTCTACTATGCATGGCCTTGTCATCTGTTATCTACTTTGTCATGGAAATTCTTTCCGAAAACTTTACTG CTCAGTCAATTCCTTTATTTGAGACGGCATTTGTAAGATGTACAGTTACCTTGATATTATCATATATATGGTTGCGAAGAATTGGCCTGCCAATATTTGGAGCAACTCATCCCAGGAAACTTTTACTTTTAAGATCACTAGTGGGGTATCTCTCATTATTGAGTTTTATCTATTG CATTCAAAGGATACCTTTCTCTTTGGCTATTTTATTAAGCTTTACAACTCCAATAATGGCTTCAATCGTGGCTAGAATTATTTTGTATGAGAAGTTGAAAATTACAGAAATTGGAG GTCTTGCTTGCAGTTTCTCTGGCATGCTTTTCATTTTTCAGCAGATGCTTACTACACAAGGTACAGAA AAAACTGAGGAAGCAAGCAATTCAAGTTTCAGAGGAAGTAACCATATATATGCAGCCTTGATTGGTTTTTTTTCATCAATAACTGGTGGAATTAGCTACTGCCTCATAAAGGCTGCAGCAAAGGCAACAGATCAGCCTGT GGTAACAGTTCTGTCCTTTGCCATACTGGCTAGCCCTGCTGCAGGAATATGCACTTTTGCCTTTGAG GAGTTTGTGCTGCCAAGTTTCAATTCACTATCTCTGATGCTTGCACTTGGTATTCTGTCCTTCTTAGCTGAG GTGTTTCTAGCTCACGGACTACAGCTTGAGAAAATAAACAAAGCTGCAAATGTCATGTTTATGGAG GCTGCCTTGTCCCAGTTATGGGGCATAGGTACATCAAGCATAGCCCCTTCTTTGGGTCGACTCGTTGGGTGCCTACTCATCTTAATCTCAGTGTCTTTTACTATGTTTTTTGGACCTGAAAAAGAGAATGAATGA
- the LOC108463593 gene encoding uncharacterized protein LOC108463593 isoform X1, which yields MAASEDTITDDGNHTVELTVLDNEESAANGGSAAASSEEITPLLTQIERPKINIFSVSRSRRKPRELVIKASETEISPVSQFMLWAWSGSRYSGLLCMALSSVIYFVMEILSENFTAQSIPLFETAFVRCTVTLILSYIWLRRIGLPIFGATHPRKLLLLRSLVGYLSLLSFIYCIQRIPFSLAILLSFTTPIMASIVARIILYEKLKITEIGGLACSFSGMLFIFQQMLTTQGGLQKTEEASNSSFRGSNHIYAALIGFFSSITGGISYCLIKAAAKATDQPVVTVLSFAILASPAAGICTFAFEEFVLPSFNSLSLMLALGILSFLAEVFLAHGLQLEKINKAANVMFMEAALSQLWGIGTSSIAPSLGRLVGCLLILISVSFTMFFGPEKENE from the exons ATGGCGGCTTCAGAGGATACCATTACCGACGACGGGAATCATACGGTTGAACTGACCGTGCTTGACAACGAGGAATCGGCAGCTAATGGTGGCTCTGCAGCAGCGTCTTCGGAGGAGATAACACCTCTCTTGACGCAGATCGAGAGGCCCAAGATCAACATCTTTTCTGTCTCTCGTTCCCGAAGAAAACCTAGG GAGTTAGTGATAAAAGCTTCAGAAACAGAGATATCTCCGGTTTCACAGTTTATGTTGTGGGCATGGAGTGGATCCAGATATTCTGGTCTACTATGCATGGCCTTGTCATCTGTTATCTACTTTGTCATGGAAATTCTTTCCGAAAACTTTACTG CTCAGTCAATTCCTTTATTTGAGACGGCATTTGTAAGATGTACAGTTACCTTGATATTATCATATATATGGTTGCGAAGAATTGGCCTGCCAATATTTGGAGCAACTCATCCCAGGAAACTTTTACTTTTAAGATCACTAGTGGGGTATCTCTCATTATTGAGTTTTATCTATTG CATTCAAAGGATACCTTTCTCTTTGGCTATTTTATTAAGCTTTACAACTCCAATAATGGCTTCAATCGTGGCTAGAATTATTTTGTATGAGAAGTTGAAAATTACAGAAATTGGAG GTCTTGCTTGCAGTTTCTCTGGCATGCTTTTCATTTTTCAGCAGATGCTTACTACACAAG GAGGGCTACAGAAAACTGAGGAAGCAAGCAATTCAAGTTTCAGAGGAAGTAACCATATATATGCAGCCTTGATTGGTTTTTTTTCATCAATAACTGGTGGAATTAGCTACTGCCTCATAAAGGCTGCAGCAAAGGCAACAGATCAGCCTGT GGTAACAGTTCTGTCCTTTGCCATACTGGCTAGCCCTGCTGCAGGAATATGCACTTTTGCCTTTGAG GAGTTTGTGCTGCCAAGTTTCAATTCACTATCTCTGATGCTTGCACTTGGTATTCTGTCCTTCTTAGCTGAG GTGTTTCTAGCTCACGGACTACAGCTTGAGAAAATAAACAAAGCTGCAAATGTCATGTTTATGGAG GCTGCCTTGTCCCAGTTATGGGGCATAGGTACATCAAGCATAGCCCCTTCTTTGGGTCGACTCGTTGGGTGCCTACTCATCTTAATCTCAGTGTCTTTTACTATGTTTTTTGGACCTGAAAAAGAGAATGAATGA